From Pedobacter indicus, a single genomic window includes:
- a CDS encoding dihydrodipicolinate synthase family protein, with product MEKITGLVAATFAAYKGNGEINRDVIPDIVEKLIKDGVSGVFVCGTNGEGPNLTIEERMAIVEAYVKAVNKRIKVMVHVGHSSVREARKLAAHAQDVGADAFSSVSAFYFKPASVKALISSMAEIASAAPDIPFYYYNIPHLTGVAMNMLDFMQLAEEIIPNFRGLKYTATTLHEYEACLNYKNGKYDILYGLDEMLLGALAVGAKGAVGSTYTFAAPLYRKIIDNFENHRIEDARQLQMDSIKMVQSLVKFAPIPAQRAIVGMEGIELGPCRLPLVDLTDDEIEALKNDLNKKGFFEAVNQCRDARVKA from the coding sequence ATGGAAAAAATAACAGGATTGGTAGCCGCAACATTCGCAGCTTACAAGGGCAACGGAGAAATTAACCGCGACGTTATACCCGATATTGTTGAGAAATTGATTAAAGATGGGGTCTCGGGTGTTTTTGTATGTGGAACCAATGGAGAGGGTCCTAACCTAACTATTGAAGAACGCATGGCTATTGTTGAGGCATATGTCAAAGCTGTGAACAAACGAATAAAAGTTATGGTTCACGTGGGACATAGCTCTGTTAGAGAGGCTCGTAAATTAGCCGCTCATGCGCAAGATGTAGGAGCGGACGCGTTTTCCTCAGTTTCCGCTTTCTATTTTAAACCAGCTTCTGTAAAAGCATTGATATCGAGTATGGCGGAGATTGCTTCTGCAGCACCAGATATTCCGTTTTATTATTATAATATTCCTCATCTTACTGGTGTTGCGATGAATATGTTGGACTTTATGCAATTAGCAGAAGAGATTATTCCTAATTTTAGGGGATTAAAATATACTGCGACCACTTTACATGAATACGAAGCCTGCTTGAACTATAAAAACGGGAAATATGATATTTTGTATGGCCTCGATGAAATGCTATTAGGTGCATTGGCTGTAGGAGCGAAAGGTGCCGTCGGTAGCACGTATACTTTTGCTGCGCCGCTGTATAGAAAAATTATAGATAATTTTGAGAATCACCGTATTGAAGACGCTCGTCAGCTGCAGATGGATTCTATCAAGATGGTTCAGTCGTTAGTCAAATTTGCGCCTATTCCGGCGCAGCGTGCGATTGTGGGTATGGAAGGCATTGAGCTTGGCCCGTGTCGTTTGCCCTTAGTTGATCTAACTGATGATGAAATTGAAGCGCTGAAAAATGATCTGAATAAAAAAGGATTTTTTGAGGCTGTAAATCAATGCCGTGATGCTCGAGTAAAAGCGTAA
- a CDS encoding FadR/GntR family transcriptional regulator produces the protein MDKINKIDIFVDFNIKVTMGINGLTNDLQKITAPTMADIVEVRLIEFLKKKAFKAGDALPKEMEMAEALGVSRNVVREGLSRLKMLGLIESRKKRGMVFVNPDILGSFEKILDPLIIDDATIKDIFELRLVLEMGLGKLLFQNKTEKDVADLEKIAKDQDLEDDSFRIKHEIDFHGKLYEITANDTLKRFQKMLLPIFGYVTSLEGKPTRGKTSHLDLVEILKNGTLEEFNKGMEEHLQPHFDRIKKF, from the coding sequence ATGGACAAAATCAATAAGATTGATATATTTGTTGATTTCAATATAAAAGTTACAATGGGCATAAACGGACTCACAAATGATTTGCAAAAGATAACTGCGCCGACGATGGCTGATATTGTCGAAGTTAGATTAATTGAATTTTTGAAAAAAAAGGCTTTTAAGGCAGGTGATGCTTTGCCAAAAGAAATGGAAATGGCCGAAGCTTTGGGGGTAAGCAGAAATGTTGTACGAGAAGGGCTTAGCCGTCTGAAAATGCTGGGATTGATCGAATCGCGGAAGAAAAGAGGAATGGTGTTCGTCAACCCAGATATATTAGGTTCGTTTGAGAAAATATTAGATCCATTGATTATCGATGATGCAACTATAAAAGACATCTTTGAGCTGCGATTGGTATTGGAAATGGGGTTAGGTAAACTATTGTTTCAAAACAAGACGGAAAAGGATGTTGCCGACCTGGAAAAGATAGCGAAGGATCAGGATCTTGAAGATGATTCTTTTCGAATTAAGCATGAGATCGATTTTCATGGGAAGCTTTACGAAATTACGGCAAATGATACACTAAAGCGTTTCCAAAAAATGTTATTGCCAATTTTTGGCTATGTCACCTCTTTAGAAGGTAAGCCGACGAGAGGAAAAACAAGTCACTTAGATTTGGTGGAAATCTTAAAGAACGGAACTTTAGAGGAGTTCAATAAGGGGATGGAAGAACACTTGCAGCCTCATTTCGACCGCATTAAAAAATTTTAA
- a CDS encoding SusC/RagA family TonB-linked outer membrane protein — protein MKRNLTFLLICLLCVSFFQSNAQENGFTVSGEVVASNDGMALPGVNVKLKGTSIGTVTDQEGSYVIETKTPDGVLVFSFLGFITQEVPINGQRNIPVSLEADTETLDEVVIIGYGEQSRETVTNSISRVGAAEFDKAPGQNPLLQLQGKVAGLSLQVQDGQPGSSPQIFIRGGSSTSPEGDAPLFIVDGLVSQGTRSINDLNPDDIESVQVLKDAASTAIYGARAANGIIIVKTKTGKEGKPVINLRYTHGIEEQMKRLPLLNAREYVYLTRKNTMEFNTTNPDFYLGGGRYGMSTGNPRNSNNTLEFLDVYIRDYGQEYVDDLLANQGWETMEDPATGKMLIFQDNDYQDATFQTGGKQELDFDISGGTERARYYFGLGYLNQEGIVRGTDYRNYSALFNGDFKLSDKWSVNTKFTYQQRKSNAPNNYEWVLSRSVLMPPTYRQYYEDGLPAPGEGISSFRNRLHEIYYKTKYNDVNVYRTNIQIGANWDILPGLKFQPSVYYFTAEGIENYFEAYNQTVTNRPASANHNFDRHFQVDGLLTYTKQFGSGHNVNAILGGSYNNDYAYRMNGSGREALTDHIPTLNASSDITQRVSATKSYDAMLSYFTRVNYDFNQKYMFTASLRADGSSRFAEDNRWGYFPGVSAGWNLHREDFFEPISSTVSHFKLRSSWGKTGNNSLSVFDSQGRYSTGFAYMGNVGILNTALMNSKLMWEQTASFDVGVDLGFLGDRVMLLVDYYNKLTDRRLFDKPLWSQTGYSSIRSNFGSIRSRGFEVELQTTPVRNENFQWNLDMTFAYNRSIAVELPENEEDKNRVGGNYVYDPALGDYVKVGGIAEGERYGGRWAYSYQGVYQTDEEAANAPEDKNASGRTKTAGDAIFADLNNDGVLDNNDMVFMGYIRPDKTGGMVNSFRYKNLSARFVVDWAVGHVIDNSFMGNVMGSSRNNNNAFREATTESWQGEGHQATYPKYTVQSDFDYNFRNHMRWDNAIGSNGSNNSLYYGKGDYIAFREVSISYQLRSEFLKKARITGLEIFGGVYNLGYITAYKGMMPEIFDGVDYGTYPRPRHINFGLKATF, from the coding sequence ATGAAAAGAAACCTAACTTTTTTGCTTATCTGCTTATTGTGTGTCTCCTTTTTTCAATCTAATGCCCAAGAAAATGGCTTTACAGTTTCAGGTGAAGTTGTTGCGAGCAATGATGGGATGGCTCTCCCGGGTGTTAATGTAAAATTAAAGGGAACATCAATTGGTACTGTAACTGACCAGGAAGGTAGTTACGTGATTGAAACCAAGACCCCGGACGGTGTTTTGGTTTTTTCTTTTTTAGGATTTATTACACAAGAGGTTCCCATAAATGGACAGAGGAACATACCTGTTTCGCTGGAAGCTGATACAGAAACTCTAGATGAGGTAGTTATTATTGGATATGGAGAGCAAAGCAGGGAAACTGTAACCAATTCGATATCTCGGGTTGGAGCTGCGGAGTTTGATAAAGCTCCTGGGCAAAATCCATTGCTCCAGTTGCAAGGAAAGGTAGCTGGATTGTCATTGCAAGTCCAAGACGGACAGCCCGGATCCAGTCCTCAGATATTTATTCGGGGAGGTAGTTCTACTTCTCCTGAGGGTGACGCTCCTTTGTTTATCGTTGATGGGCTGGTTTCACAAGGTACGCGCAGTATTAATGACCTGAACCCTGATGATATTGAGTCTGTTCAAGTGTTGAAGGATGCTGCATCTACCGCCATCTACGGAGCCCGTGCAGCGAACGGTATTATTATCGTTAAAACCAAAACCGGTAAAGAAGGCAAGCCGGTAATCAATCTTCGTTATACACACGGTATTGAAGAGCAGATGAAGCGACTACCCTTATTAAACGCCCGGGAATACGTCTATTTGACGCGTAAAAATACGATGGAATTTAATACGACCAATCCAGATTTCTATCTGGGGGGCGGGCGTTATGGCATGTCTACAGGTAACCCGCGAAATTCGAATAACACCTTGGAGTTTTTAGACGTATATATTCGTGACTATGGCCAGGAATATGTTGATGATTTATTAGCTAACCAAGGATGGGAGACCATGGAAGACCCAGCAACCGGTAAGATGTTAATCTTTCAAGATAATGATTATCAGGATGCTACCTTTCAAACAGGCGGGAAGCAGGAGTTGGATTTTGATATTAGTGGTGGGACCGAACGCGCGAGGTATTATTTTGGTTTGGGATATCTGAATCAGGAAGGAATCGTTCGTGGAACGGATTACCGGAATTATAGTGCGTTGTTTAATGGTGATTTCAAGCTTAGCGACAAGTGGAGCGTAAATACGAAATTTACATATCAACAAAGGAAATCCAACGCCCCTAATAACTACGAATGGGTGCTCAGTAGAAGTGTTTTGATGCCTCCAACGTATCGGCAGTATTATGAAGATGGTTTACCTGCACCGGGTGAAGGAATATCTTCTTTTAGGAATCGTTTGCATGAAATATATTATAAAACGAAGTACAATGATGTTAACGTATATCGTACGAATATCCAAATCGGTGCGAACTGGGATATTTTGCCAGGCTTAAAATTCCAGCCATCGGTATACTATTTTACAGCTGAGGGTATTGAAAACTATTTTGAAGCTTATAATCAAACCGTAACCAACAGGCCTGCCTCGGCAAACCATAACTTTGACAGGCATTTTCAGGTGGATGGTTTGTTAACCTATACTAAACAGTTCGGAAGTGGTCATAATGTGAATGCAATTTTAGGTGGAAGTTATAACAATGACTACGCTTACCGTATGAATGGAAGCGGAAGAGAAGCTTTGACCGATCATATCCCAACATTAAATGCTTCCTCTGATATTACCCAACGAGTATCAGCAACGAAGTCATACGATGCTATGTTAAGTTATTTCACACGGGTGAATTATGATTTTAACCAGAAGTATATGTTCACCGCTAGCTTACGTGCTGATGGGTCATCACGTTTTGCTGAGGATAATAGGTGGGGGTATTTCCCTGGAGTATCAGCTGGTTGGAATCTTCATCGTGAAGATTTCTTCGAACCAATTTCTTCAACCGTCTCCCATTTCAAACTGAGGAGCAGCTGGGGAAAAACGGGTAATAATTCTCTTAGTGTTTTTGATTCGCAAGGCCGTTATTCAACAGGCTTCGCCTATATGGGTAATGTAGGTATTTTAAATACTGCTTTAATGAATAGTAAGCTCATGTGGGAGCAGACTGCTTCGTTTGATGTGGGTGTGGATTTAGGTTTCTTAGGCGATCGGGTAATGCTTTTGGTTGATTATTATAATAAACTAACCGATCGCAGGCTTTTCGATAAACCGCTTTGGTCGCAAACTGGATACAGCTCGATTCGCAGTAATTTCGGATCAATTCGTAGTCGAGGTTTTGAAGTTGAACTACAAACTACACCCGTACGAAATGAGAACTTTCAGTGGAACTTGGACATGACTTTTGCGTACAATCGGTCAATAGCCGTAGAATTACCGGAAAATGAAGAAGATAAGAATCGCGTCGGAGGTAATTACGTATACGATCCAGCTTTGGGAGATTATGTAAAAGTGGGTGGGATTGCCGAAGGTGAACGTTACGGTGGAAGGTGGGCCTATAGCTATCAAGGAGTTTATCAGACCGATGAGGAAGCTGCAAATGCTCCGGAAGATAAGAATGCATCAGGAAGAACTAAAACCGCTGGTGACGCGATATTTGCGGACTTAAATAATGACGGAGTTTTAGATAATAATGATATGGTCTTTATGGGTTACATACGCCCGGATAAAACTGGTGGAATGGTCAATAGCTTCCGTTATAAAAATCTATCAGCACGCTTTGTTGTCGACTGGGCTGTTGGTCATGTTATCGATAATAGTTTTATGGGAAATGTGATGGGAAGTAGCCGGAACAATAATAATGCATTCAGAGAGGCGACGACTGAGAGTTGGCAAGGAGAAGGACATCAGGCCACTTATCCAAAATACACCGTTCAAAGTGATTTTGATTACAATTTCCGTAACCATATGAGATGGGATAATGCAATTGGTAGCAATGGGAGTAACAATAGTTTGTATTATGGAAAAGGGGACTATATAGCTTTTAGAGAAGTTTCTATAAGTTATCAGTTGAGATCTGAGTTTTTGAAAAAAGCTAGAATAACAGGGCTGGAGATCTTCGGCGGCGTTTACAACCTTGGGTATATTACCGCTTATAAAGGGATGATGCCTGAAATTTTTGACGGTGTAGATTATGGAACCTATCCGCGTCCACGTCATATCAACTTTGGATTAAAAGCTACATTTTAA
- a CDS encoding RagB/SusD family nutrient uptake outer membrane protein has protein sequence MKYLIKIYTLAFAILLFSSCEKLLDLDNVSDITNADYWESQGDVESYLLGIYSEYRNLNNTLTYFEDRGDSFVPGMEGGPSNAWNQNLTPQNATNWIDFYEVIQHCNLLIKYSGGITFSSEADKNKLLAEAYFIRAHTYFSLLRIWGEVPLEIEPTENDTKEMLPRSSADDVMNQVLADVSQAIEFFPEGATEKSRASKAAAYALKADVLLWKAKVLKGSSSELEEVISLADKASQGHSLEENFGNIFSNENKKGKEVIFSLYFHRDEKDGHYSSRLKPRDIFVQDAVNRDEIAFARSGARSQYAPSSKLQEAFAENPTDVRTDQSYIVALTEGNSVIGVFDNKMRGSVNAGNRYYDSDIVIYRLAEMILFKAEALAALNRTDEAIVELNKIRNRAQIGDYTGSTSKAAVEQAILQERFREFYLELKRWPDLVRFHTAGSIDIYDEVPNLSGKSVPLFSPIPQTEIDKNPSLSQTDGY, from the coding sequence ATGAAATACTTAATAAAAATTTACACTTTGGCTTTCGCAATTTTATTGTTTTCGAGTTGTGAGAAGTTGCTGGATTTGGATAATGTGTCTGATATAACCAATGCTGATTATTGGGAATCGCAGGGTGACGTAGAAAGTTATCTTTTGGGTATCTACAGCGAGTATAGAAATTTGAATAATACGCTTACATACTTTGAAGATCGAGGGGATTCGTTTGTGCCAGGTATGGAGGGAGGCCCTTCAAACGCATGGAATCAGAACCTTACACCGCAGAATGCTACTAATTGGATTGACTTTTACGAAGTTATTCAGCATTGTAATTTATTGATCAAATATTCTGGAGGGATTACATTTAGTAGCGAAGCTGATAAGAATAAGCTTCTCGCTGAAGCCTATTTTATCCGTGCCCATACTTATTTTAGTTTGCTTAGGATATGGGGCGAGGTTCCCTTAGAAATAGAGCCAACTGAAAATGATACGAAGGAGATGTTGCCGCGTTCTTCTGCGGATGACGTTATGAACCAGGTGCTAGCCGATGTTTCACAGGCAATTGAGTTCTTCCCAGAAGGAGCAACCGAAAAAAGCAGAGCTAGTAAAGCTGCGGCCTATGCACTTAAGGCGGACGTATTGTTGTGGAAGGCGAAGGTTCTTAAAGGTTCATCATCTGAACTGGAAGAGGTGATATCGCTGGCAGATAAGGCGAGTCAAGGGCATAGTTTGGAAGAAAATTTCGGAAATATATTCTCTAACGAAAACAAGAAAGGTAAAGAAGTTATATTTTCGTTATATTTTCATCGCGACGAAAAAGACGGGCACTATAGCAGCCGCTTGAAACCAAGGGATATTTTTGTACAGGATGCTGTGAACCGTGACGAAATAGCATTTGCTCGTAGTGGCGCAAGAAGCCAGTATGCACCATCATCAAAATTACAAGAGGCATTCGCCGAGAACCCAACTGATGTGAGGACCGATCAGTCATACATTGTAGCGCTTACAGAGGGTAATTCGGTGATTGGTGTTTTCGATAATAAGATGCGAGGAAGCGTAAATGCAGGGAATCGTTATTATGATTCAGATATTGTGATTTATCGTCTAGCGGAGATGATTCTATTTAAAGCAGAGGCTTTGGCTGCGCTTAACCGGACGGATGAGGCGATCGTGGAACTTAATAAAATTCGCAATCGGGCTCAAATAGGTGATTACACCGGATCGACGTCGAAAGCCGCTGTTGAACAAGCGATTCTTCAGGAACGCTTTAGGGAGTTTTATCTTGAATTAAAAAGGTGGCCTGACCTAGTTCGTTTTCACACTGCAGGTTCAATTGATATATATGATGAAGTTCCGAATTTGAGTGGTAAGTCGGTTCCTTTGTTTTCACCAATTCCACAAACAGAAATTGATAAAAACCCAAGCCTAAGTCAAACTGACGGCTATTAA
- a CDS encoding sialidase family protein yields MCKESIRRKVSILLMFFIGFYSFTSCGSEGTVDPIDDPVEEPDDDPNNGFNYVFKEESNGYQVFRIPAIVKSTDGKLLAFAEARKLRSNGDSGDIDMVVKVSEDNGKTWGDMITIWDDGLNTCGNPVPIVDQETGRIHLLLTWNHGDDRWGDLTNGTGKDTRRAFYTWSDDEGQTWEEPREITESVKNKEWDWYGTGPVHGIQISKGEHKGRLISPNYFTVREDGSRKDYSHVIYSDDHGNTWKSGSQTVEGGVGECTVTELSDGKLMLNLRAGSGTARKFCISDDGGETWGPMQTDYNLIDPSCQGSLFTDHGDNALPLYFANAASAERKNMAVKKSLDNGKTWSAELVVHEGPSAYSDLVVTEDGKVALLYEGGVGRPYEGIALKLIDVSEFK; encoded by the coding sequence ATGTGTAAAGAAAGTATCAGACGAAAAGTATCTATTTTGTTGATGTTTTTCATTGGGTTTTACTCCTTTACTTCCTGTGGAAGTGAAGGAACGGTAGACCCTATAGATGATCCGGTAGAAGAGCCTGATGACGATCCGAATAATGGTTTTAACTATGTTTTTAAAGAAGAGTCTAATGGTTACCAGGTTTTCAGAATACCGGCGATTGTAAAGTCAACTGATGGCAAATTGCTTGCTTTTGCGGAGGCCCGAAAATTAAGGAGTAATGGCGACTCGGGGGATATTGATATGGTTGTTAAGGTTTCAGAAGATAATGGGAAAACATGGGGGGATATGATAACCATTTGGGATGACGGGTTAAACACTTGCGGCAACCCAGTGCCTATCGTTGACCAAGAAACGGGAAGAATTCATTTACTACTTACATGGAACCATGGCGACGATCGTTGGGGCGATTTAACAAATGGAACAGGAAAGGACACAAGACGGGCATTTTATACTTGGTCTGATGATGAAGGGCAGACATGGGAAGAACCTAGAGAAATTACTGAAAGTGTGAAAAATAAAGAATGGGATTGGTATGGCACTGGCCCTGTTCATGGAATACAGATTTCTAAAGGTGAACACAAAGGGAGATTGATTTCTCCCAATTATTTTACAGTGCGAGAAGATGGAAGTAGAAAAGATTATTCTCATGTTATTTATTCCGATGATCATGGAAATACCTGGAAGTCTGGTAGTCAGACCGTTGAGGGAGGCGTTGGCGAATGCACCGTTACTGAGCTATCTGATGGAAAATTGATGTTGAACCTGAGGGCAGGCAGCGGAACTGCAAGAAAGTTCTGTATTAGTGATGATGGCGGTGAAACTTGGGGGCCAATGCAAACGGATTATAACTTGATTGATCCTTCATGTCAGGGAAGTCTTTTTACTGACCATGGAGATAATGCATTGCCGCTATATTTTGCCAATGCTGCAAGTGCCGAGAGAAAAAATATGGCGGTTAAGAAGAGTTTGGACAATGGAAAGACATGGTCTGCCGAGCTGGTTGTTCATGAAGGGCCATCAGCTTATTCTGATCTTGTTGTGACCGAAGATGGTAAAGTTGCTTTATTGTATGAAGGCGGCGTAGGTAGACCGTACGAGGGTATCGCCCTGAAGCTGATTGATGTCAGTGAATTTAAATAG
- a CDS encoding galactose oxidase: MIITSACTQEPLKWGNLPSIPDTVGFAGSFAGVSNNTLIVAGGANFPDGGAPWTGSKKVWDDQVFALEKGSQEWKIVGKLPRPLGYGVSISTDDGLLIIGGSNEEGHYSDVYQLKYVGDSVSYTDLPSLPEPLANSAGVLLNNTVYVMGGTTDPASKDAEGSFWSLDLNNLDAGWAIRESWPGPSRMLAVAGADDHAVYLFSGAHLKEGIREYLSDGYRFSEENGWEKLAELPRAVVAAPTPAFTDGNSNLLVFGGDDGSLAGIDPQKEEHPGFSKGVLSFDPDRNEWNTIAEQPGHAAVTTSLVVWNEEVVIPGGEIRPAVRTTQVRTVIEK; this comes from the coding sequence ATGATTATAACCTCTGCATGTACACAAGAGCCATTAAAATGGGGTAATTTACCTAGTATTCCTGATACGGTGGGTTTCGCCGGATCGTTTGCTGGCGTCTCGAATAATACATTAATTGTTGCTGGTGGGGCAAACTTCCCAGATGGGGGGGCGCCTTGGACAGGATCAAAGAAGGTTTGGGATGATCAGGTGTTTGCACTTGAAAAGGGTAGTCAAGAATGGAAAATAGTGGGAAAATTACCCAGACCATTGGGGTACGGGGTCTCGATCAGCACGGACGACGGTTTGCTTATCATTGGTGGAAGTAATGAAGAAGGACATTATAGTGATGTATATCAACTGAAATACGTAGGCGACAGTGTGTCTTATACTGATCTTCCGAGTTTACCTGAACCCTTAGCGAATTCGGCAGGCGTATTATTAAACAACACCGTGTATGTAATGGGAGGAACTACTGATCCTGCTTCTAAAGACGCGGAAGGGAGTTTTTGGTCTCTGGATCTAAACAATTTAGATGCTGGCTGGGCAATAAGAGAGTCTTGGCCGGGTCCTTCAAGAATGTTGGCAGTTGCTGGTGCAGATGACCACGCTGTTTATCTTTTCAGTGGTGCTCATTTAAAGGAAGGTATTCGCGAGTACCTTTCGGACGGTTACCGATTTTCTGAGGAAAATGGATGGGAGAAACTGGCTGAGCTTCCGAGAGCGGTTGTGGCGGCACCTACGCCGGCGTTTACTGACGGGAATTCAAATCTACTTGTATTTGGTGGAGACGACGGTAGCTTGGCGGGGATAGATCCGCAAAAAGAAGAACATCCTGGCTTTTCAAAGGGAGTGTTGAGTTTTGATCCTGATAGAAATGAATGGAATACGATTGCGGAACAACCGGGACATGCGGCAGTGACAACTTCGCTCGTTGTATGGAATGAGGAAGTTGTTATTCCTGGAGGGGAAATAAGACCTGCCGTTCGAACTACACAGGTTCGTACCGTTATTGAGAAGTAG
- a CDS encoding sialidase family protein yields MMRIFLLSSLILVFLGFKADTEISEHQYQLPVLKNKENNPILRVKITADKEGQTLTDVRFSTLGTTDLGDIKSARLYYYGQDSLPGKMEDIESRLFASVTGVGKKMVFSGNQELKKGDNFFWLSFELKEGASLSNFVDAQLVSAKINGKKVRAKAQNEQLVQRIGVAVRKHKQDDVHTSRIPGLATTNEGTLIAIFDARYESGRDLQGHMDIGIHRSEDGGQTWEPIQIVMDMGEWGDLPQKFNGVSDAGILVDRNTGDIYIAGLWMHGLLDKEGNWIEGLNEESEEWDHQWRNKASQPGFDVKQTSQFLIVKSTDDGKTWSKPVNVTKMGKKEEWWLWAPAPGQGITLKDGTLVFPTQGRNKNGHPFSNITYSKDGGKTWVSTNPAVSEGTTECMAVELTDGSIMLNMRANSNRGDTTSTNGRAIAVTRDLGETWTMHPTSHNALIEPVCMASIIRHDYQSGSEEKNYLLFSNPDSKTQRNRLSVKVSDNDGENWDQYPALMLDEFNSRGYSCLTSVDNETIGILYESSQADMVFQTLTIDELTNKK; encoded by the coding sequence ATGATGCGCATTTTTTTGCTTTCTAGTTTGATTCTTGTTTTTTTAGGGTTCAAAGCCGATACGGAGATTTCAGAACACCAGTATCAACTACCGGTTCTGAAGAATAAAGAGAACAACCCTATTTTAAGAGTGAAAATTACAGCTGATAAAGAGGGACAAACTTTAACTGATGTGAGGTTCAGTACATTGGGTACAACTGATTTAGGTGATATAAAATCGGCAAGACTCTATTATTATGGACAAGATTCGCTACCGGGTAAAATGGAGGATATTGAGTCGCGCTTATTTGCTTCGGTGACCGGGGTTGGAAAAAAGATGGTTTTTTCCGGTAATCAGGAATTGAAAAAAGGTGACAATTTCTTCTGGTTGTCATTTGAGTTAAAAGAAGGCGCATCCTTGTCTAATTTTGTTGATGCTCAGCTTGTTTCTGCAAAAATAAATGGGAAAAAAGTTAGAGCTAAAGCGCAGAATGAACAACTTGTTCAGCGGATTGGCGTGGCTGTTCGTAAACATAAGCAAGATGATGTTCATACCTCACGTATTCCGGGACTGGCAACTACGAACGAAGGAACCTTGATTGCTATTTTTGACGCTCGCTACGAAAGTGGTCGTGATCTACAGGGGCATATGGATATTGGTATTCATCGCAGTGAAGATGGTGGACAAACATGGGAACCTATACAAATTGTGATGGACATGGGTGAGTGGGGTGATTTGCCGCAGAAATTTAATGGTGTTTCTGACGCTGGAATCTTGGTAGATCGGAATACGGGTGATATCTACATTGCTGGATTGTGGATGCATGGCCTTCTGGATAAAGAAGGTAATTGGATAGAAGGTTTGAATGAAGAAAGTGAGGAGTGGGATCATCAATGGAGAAACAAAGCTTCACAGCCTGGTTTTGATGTTAAACAGACATCGCAATTCTTGATTGTGAAGAGTACAGATGATGGCAAGACTTGGAGCAAACCGGTGAATGTTACCAAAATGGGGAAGAAAGAGGAATGGTGGCTTTGGGCGCCGGCGCCGGGACAGGGAATTACGTTAAAAGATGGTACGCTCGTTTTCCCAACTCAGGGAAGGAATAAAAATGGGCATCCGTTTTCAAACATAACTTATAGCAAAGACGGGGGCAAAACTTGGGTTTCGACCAATCCGGCTGTAAGTGAGGGTACGACAGAATGTATGGCGGTTGAGTTAACTGATGGTTCGATCATGTTGAATATGCGAGCCAACAGCAATCGTGGGGATACGACGTCAACAAACGGGAGGGCAATTGCGGTTACACGTGATCTGGGTGAGACATGGACAATGCATCCGACCTCGCACAATGCTTTGATTGAGCCGGTGTGTATGGCGAGCATTATTCGGCATGACTATCAATCTGGCAGTGAGGAGAAAAATTACCTACTTTTTTCGAATCCAGACTCAAAAACGCAGCGTAACAGACTTTCTGTAAAGGTGAGCGACAATGATGGGGAGAACTGGGATCAGTATCCTGCGTTGATGTTAGACGAGTTCAACAGCCGTGGCTATTCCTGCCTAACCTCGGTTGATAATGAAACAATTGGAATTTTATATGAAAGTAGTCAGGCTGATATGGTATTTCAGACGCTGACTATAGACGAATTAACAAATAAAAAGTAA